A region of Candidatus Neomarinimicrobiota bacterium DNA encodes the following proteins:
- a CDS encoding T9SS type A sorting domain-containing protein — MNRQRNILILVVMSVFLWISVMHGAMPLDGTDRFVTEAQDFTVDYGQFDGNRICTWTSNVGDWVSFRATSYPGMEWPKGSGISNVFQSGLFLVSGQTKEKDSLTFHEDIRTAVAEFFSQFQPGQILYFDTLNQVVVPMSNYPQEHCIWKAADPADPSYRLYKINRHDSLSADYLNWPSEQGAPVDESGKPLFSGDQMVWSVCNDMDTSLHTSNLGGAPMGVEIQTTLYGFDRSDILGDVLFIRSLVINKSDNHYKEMYAGIWAAPELGMAWDNCAGVDTSLTMGYVFNGVPEDLKYGLTPPAVGFTFLQRPQVKSPGDTASWSGTPRPGWREADLSGFIVLKGSPTLNQDPDNKEEAYHVVRGLKKGGGSWIDPTTGEPTRFHYTGDPVTGEGWLNITEVPPGDRRFLFSAGPFEMAPCDTQEIVTAIIVAQGHNHIRSVAALRFAKEYVQKLFDAQFDFETSATVTDIIDAVRQENLDVQVRVLSGDTTAVIGGTSQRIVERFYTNNMTEANDMPLAKQYLTETLESFGYTVLARPVEAYGSVDIRDLLVYKEGTEYPDSCILMTAFYDGIECWSKPSVINPNADLNASGVAALLECARILKDVDTPYSILFALWGSWEIGAESFKEWPDNPWWDQILFNVDVEAIGYDTLNLREIVPQYFDRDENIAIQSYVLDRMQSVLYQNDLDLSIGKRWEGTTYGQADPLPSISFTQSIFHPDTSYEYLISNPNMHGFGRDDMEFFDLPVFHDRARAVIGLVADLALHGIPEKLPTEIQPVIKSESFVLYPNYPNPFNPVTHIEFSLPEPAQITLNIYDITGRMVEQIINQHTPAGYHTVTWDASPYSSGVYIARLKAGSFAKTQKMVLMK; from the coding sequence ATGAATAGGCAAAGAAATATCCTGATTTTAGTCGTTATGTCTGTTTTTCTATGGATATCCGTGATGCATGGAGCCATGCCCCTGGACGGGACGGATCGTTTTGTGACAGAAGCCCAGGATTTTACCGTGGATTATGGTCAGTTTGACGGAAACCGGATCTGCACGTGGACCAGCAATGTGGGGGACTGGGTTTCTTTTCGGGCCACATCGTATCCCGGCATGGAATGGCCGAAAGGTTCCGGAATATCGAATGTGTTCCAGTCCGGACTCTTTCTGGTAAGCGGACAGACAAAGGAAAAGGATTCGCTCACATTCCACGAGGATATCCGGACGGCGGTTGCTGAGTTCTTTTCACAGTTTCAGCCCGGACAGATTCTCTATTTCGATACATTAAACCAGGTTGTGGTGCCTATGAGTAACTATCCTCAGGAACATTGCATCTGGAAAGCGGCAGATCCGGCAGATCCGTCTTACAGGTTGTATAAAATCAACCGGCATGACAGTCTTTCTGCCGATTACCTGAACTGGCCGTCGGAACAGGGCGCCCCGGTGGATGAATCCGGGAAACCGCTCTTTTCAGGTGATCAGATGGTATGGAGTGTCTGCAATGATATGGATACGAGCCTTCATACGTCCAATCTGGGTGGAGCCCCCATGGGTGTTGAGATACAAACGACATTATACGGATTTGACCGGAGTGATATATTGGGAGATGTGCTTTTTATCCGGAGCCTTGTCATCAACAAATCGGATAACCACTATAAAGAGATGTATGCCGGCATCTGGGCAGCTCCGGAATTGGGAATGGCGTGGGATAACTGTGCAGGGGTTGATACCAGTCTAACAATGGGATATGTATTTAATGGTGTTCCGGAAGATTTGAAATATGGTTTAACACCCCCTGCAGTAGGATTTACCTTTCTTCAAAGGCCTCAGGTAAAAAGCCCCGGAGATACGGCAAGCTGGTCCGGTACCCCCCGTCCGGGCTGGAGGGAAGCAGATTTATCCGGATTTATCGTTCTAAAGGGGTCCCCGACACTGAATCAGGATCCCGACAATAAGGAAGAGGCATATCATGTTGTCCGGGGATTGAAAAAAGGGGGAGGATCGTGGATTGATCCGACGACGGGTGAGCCGACCCGCTTTCATTACACCGGTGATCCGGTAACGGGAGAGGGATGGCTGAATATTACGGAAGTTCCACCGGGGGACCGCCGGTTCCTCTTCAGTGCGGGTCCTTTTGAAATGGCACCCTGCGATACCCAGGAGATTGTGACGGCCATCATCGTTGCCCAGGGACACAACCATATCCGTTCCGTGGCGGCCTTGCGTTTTGCAAAAGAATATGTCCAAAAGCTGTTTGATGCTCAGTTTGATTTTGAAACCTCAGCAACTGTAACAGATATTATTGATGCAGTCAGACAGGAGAATCTGGATGTGCAGGTCCGTGTTTTATCCGGAGATACCACGGCAGTTATTGGAGGTACGTCCCAACGAATTGTTGAACGGTTTTACACCAACAATATGACGGAAGCCAATGATATGCCCCTGGCAAAGCAATATTTAACAGAAACACTGGAATCTTTTGGATACACGGTTCTTGCCCGTCCTGTTGAGGCGTATGGAAGTGTAGATATCCGTGATCTGCTGGTTTATAAAGAAGGGACTGAATATCCTGATTCCTGTATACTCATGACGGCTTTTTACGATGGCATAGAGTGTTGGTCAAAACCGTCTGTTATCAATCCCAATGCGGATTTAAATGCCAGCGGTGTGGCCGCACTTCTGGAGTGTGCCCGAATCCTGAAAGATGTTGATACACCTTATTCCATCCTATTTGCTCTGTGGGGATCCTGGGAGATTGGTGCCGAATCTTTCAAAGAATGGCCGGACAATCCCTGGTGGGATCAGATCCTCTTCAATGTGGATGTGGAAGCCATCGGGTACGATACGCTGAATTTGAGAGAGATTGTCCCTCAGTATTTCGACAGAGATGAGAATATTGCCATTCAAAGCTATGTTCTGGATCGGATGCAGTCGGTTTTGTATCAGAATGATCTCGATTTGTCCATTGGAAAACGATGGGAAGGAACTACATACGGCCAGGCAGATCCCTTGCCGTCCATATCCTTTACGCAGAGTATTTTTCATCCGGATACAAGCTATGAATATTTAATCTCCAACCCCAATATGCACGGGTTTGGCCGGGATGATATGGAATTTTTCGATCTGCCGGTCTTTCACGACCGGGCCCGGGCAGTGATTGGCCTGGTTGCCGATCTGGCATTGCATGGCATTCCGGAAAAACTGCCTACGGAAATCCAACCGGTCATAAAATCGGAATCATTTGTATTATATCCCAACTATCCTAATCCCTTTAATCCGGTTACGCATATTGAATTTTCCCTGCCGGAACCGGCACAGATCACCCTCAATATTTATGACATCACCGGAAGAATGGTTGAGCAGATCATCAACCAGCACACACCTGCAGGTTATCACACCGTCACCTGGGATGCATCTCCTTATAGCTCCGGTGTGTATATTGCACGATTGAAAGCCGGGAGTTTTGCGAAAACGCAGAAGATGGTGTTGATGAAATAG
- a CDS encoding SH3 domain-containing protein, with amino-acid sequence MKAKYALYAAIFAVIITFLVNVFQKDRRIYEAEPYASVIIEDADLMSNHRWRGASDDWVSRVVGQVSAGTPVQVMEGHSEWYKILMDDGTMGWIHENHLKPSEKVLVREVESRTIDIWDKPETAGHKVIGEVRGRKWVTRLEESPKALNKQAFTRIRTEDGKEGWVFSYDLERIGWKQPRLIQRDEWRYNKKRIVKRWTGRPVEKFIGRYSEPHAIMIDDGRKIYFFNNLYLFNGHRKEIGTQVITENGNIQDFHYSARPGQLIGRFPLSATLRFPIIMNNLWHVFDLSYHKSYNRFGDRLSETIYNPPRWLSWILVILVVISFISLFYIILFVPYYISNKIAFSVSLNQKLANKIILLVAAISGIILGYIYFVFINVNIGTFNNHFFIHFLFVLGMTIGFISKWKSDLLYNRCSKCRNWSGSDAGSELVDKSEHTLTTTYSSGNKTVEHGTKEVWLDHRLCTNQECGHFWSIVRTRWSGWHR; translated from the coding sequence ATGAAGGCAAAGTATGCACTGTATGCCGCCATTTTTGCTGTTATCATTACTTTTTTGGTGAATGTATTTCAAAAAGACAGACGCATTTATGAAGCCGAACCTTATGCTTCAGTTATTATTGAAGATGCTGATTTAATGTCTAATCATCGTTGGAGGGGAGCCAGTGATGACTGGGTAAGTCGTGTTGTGGGTCAGGTTTCGGCCGGTACGCCGGTGCAAGTGATGGAAGGACATTCAGAATGGTATAAAATTCTCATGGATGACGGGACGATGGGCTGGATTCATGAAAATCACCTTAAACCATCTGAAAAGGTCCTTGTAAGGGAAGTTGAAAGCAGAACAATTGATATCTGGGATAAACCTGAGACAGCAGGTCATAAAGTGATTGGGGAAGTTCGTGGACGCAAATGGGTCACCCGGCTTGAAGAATCTCCAAAAGCATTGAATAAACAGGCATTTACCCGTATACGGACAGAAGATGGGAAAGAAGGGTGGGTTTTTTCTTATGATTTGGAACGGATAGGCTGGAAACAACCCCGTCTGATTCAAAGGGATGAATGGCGTTATAATAAAAAAAGAATCGTGAAACGGTGGACAGGCCGGCCGGTTGAAAAATTTATCGGAAGATATTCAGAACCTCATGCCATTATGATTGACGATGGACGGAAAATATATTTTTTCAACAATCTTTATTTATTCAATGGTCACCGGAAAGAGATAGGTACACAGGTCATTACTGAAAATGGAAACATTCAGGATTTTCATTACAGCGCCCGGCCGGGACAGCTGATTGGCCGCTTTCCCCTGAGTGCAACCCTCCGTTTCCCCATTATTATGAATAATTTATGGCATGTGTTCGATTTAAGTTATCATAAATCTTACAATAGATTTGGAGACAGATTATCCGAAACCATTTATAATCCACCACGGTGGCTTTCCTGGATACTGGTTATTCTCGTGGTCATCAGTTTTATATCCCTTTTCTATATCATCCTGTTTGTCCCCTATTATATCTCGAATAAAATCGCTTTCAGTGTCAGTTTAAATCAGAAACTGGCAAATAAAATCATTTTACTCGTTGCGGCAATTTCCGGGATTATCCTGGGATATATTTATTTTGTGTTTATTAATGTTAATATCGGAACATTCAACAACCACTTCTTTATTCATTTTCTCTTTGTACTCGGCATGACGATCGGATTCATCAGCAAATGGAAATCGGACCTTCTCTATAACCGGTGTTCCAAATGCCGTAACTGGTCCGGTTCTGATGCCGGGTCTGAACTGGTGGACAAATCAGAGCATACGCTGACAACGACATACAGTAGCGGTAATAAAACAGTAGAACACGGCACCAAAGAAGTCTGGCTGGATCATCGTTTGTGTACAAACCAGGAGTGCGGACATTTTTGGAGTATTGTCCGAACACGGTGGTCGGGGTGGCACAGATGA
- a CDS encoding aminopeptidase produces MTDPREKALADVLVNYSTNVQENENVLIEAFNIPDSLVVQLIRSVRTRKGNPFVNLKSSVVTRELLRNGNDDQISLSGRLEAAAMKEMDCYIGVRGALNISEMSDVSAEDMKRYELLWGYPVHKEIRVPKTRWVVLRYPTPSMAQQAGMSTEAFEDFFFKVCTLDYSKMSKAMDPLVELINKTDKVKITGKDTDLTFSIKGFNGIKCDGEANIPDGEVFTAPVKESVNGVIHYNTPTLYQGTIFQDIRLTFKDGKIVDFQGDHPEKLKAIFDTDEGARYVGEFAIGLNPWITEGMLDILFDEKIAGSIHFTPGDTYEETNNGNKSAIHWDLVLRQTPEHGGGEIWFDDVLIRKDGRFVLPELEGLNPEKLK; encoded by the coding sequence ATGACGGATCCCAGGGAAAAGGCACTGGCCGACGTACTGGTTAATTATTCAACAAATGTTCAGGAAAATGAGAATGTCCTGATTGAAGCTTTTAATATTCCCGATTCACTGGTAGTGCAATTGATTCGGTCTGTCCGGACAAGGAAGGGGAATCCATTTGTAAACCTGAAATCCTCGGTAGTTACCCGGGAACTCCTGCGAAACGGAAATGATGATCAGATTTCCCTCAGCGGCAGATTGGAAGCCGCAGCCATGAAGGAGATGGATTGTTACATCGGAGTAAGGGGAGCCCTGAACATTTCCGAAATGTCCGATGTTTCCGCAGAGGATATGAAACGGTATGAATTGTTGTGGGGATATCCCGTCCATAAAGAGATTCGTGTTCCCAAAACCCGCTGGGTGGTTCTCCGCTATCCCACACCTTCCATGGCCCAGCAGGCAGGGATGAGTACGGAAGCTTTTGAGGACTTCTTCTTTAAAGTCTGCACCCTGGATTACTCAAAAATGTCTAAAGCCATGGATCCCCTGGTGGAATTGATCAACAAAACCGATAAAGTCAAGATTACCGGAAAAGACACGGATTTGACTTTTTCCATCAAAGGATTCAACGGCATTAAATGCGACGGTGAAGCCAATATTCCGGATGGTGAGGTTTTTACGGCGCCAGTGAAGGAGAGCGTAAACGGTGTTATCCACTACAACACCCCCACATTATACCAGGGAACCATCTTTCAGGATATCCGCCTGACTTTCAAAGACGGTAAAATTGTGGATTTTCAGGGAGATCATCCTGAAAAGCTGAAAGCTATTTTTGATACGGATGAAGGTGCCCGGTACGTAGGTGAATTTGCCATCGGACTCAATCCCTGGATCACGGAAGGGATGCTGGATATCCTTTTTGACGAAAAGATTGCAGGTTCCATCCATTTTACCCCGGGAGATACATACGAAGAGACAAATAACGGAAACAAAAGTGCCATTCATTGGGATCTTGTTTTACGTCAGACACCGGAACACGGCGGTGGAGAAATCTGGTTTGATGACGTACTGATCCGTAAAGACGGACGTTTTGTCCTGCCGGAATTGGAAGGGCTGAATCCGGAGAAGCTGAAGTAG
- a CDS encoding glutaredoxin family protein, whose translation MKRLVIYTAEWCAVCLALKKMLEHEKIPYTEIEVTGKDNYKEFLYEKTGYWGTPGIVLDDKPLKGGFPELAGLINRGYFRGKKED comes from the coding sequence ATAAAGCGACTTGTAATATATACTGCGGAATGGTGTGCCGTATGTCTGGCTCTGAAAAAGATGCTGGAACATGAAAAGATACCCTATACCGAAATCGAAGTGACGGGAAAAGACAACTATAAAGAATTCCTGTATGAAAAAACCGGATATTGGGGCACGCCGGGCATCGTGTTGGATGACAAGCCTTTGAAAGGTGGTTTTCCCGAGCTGGCAGGACTCATAAACCGGGGGTATTTCAGAGGAAAAAAGGAGGATTGA
- a CDS encoding DUF523 domain-containing protein, with protein sequence MKEKVIISGCLAGLHCRYDGGTHVLDRLLELSKRYDLVPVCPEQAGGLATPRIPCELQAPVEKILSGQGKILNRQGMDCTRAFIRGARETLHIAHLLDIHKAILKEGSPSCGTRRIYDGTFTGKTVPGSGITAKVLSDAGIHIYSEEEIGEML encoded by the coding sequence ATGAAAGAAAAAGTCATCATTTCCGGTTGTCTGGCGGGGCTTCATTGCCGATATGACGGAGGGACTCATGTTCTTGACCGTCTTTTGGAATTAAGCAAACGGTATGATCTGGTTCCGGTTTGTCCCGAACAGGCCGGAGGATTGGCTACTCCGCGGATTCCCTGTGAACTGCAGGCGCCGGTGGAAAAAATTCTCTCCGGACAAGGTAAAATTCTGAATCGGCAGGGAATGGATTGTACCCGGGCATTCATCCGGGGTGCCCGGGAAACATTACATATCGCACATTTACTGGATATCCATAAGGCTATTTTAAAAGAAGGTTCACCTTCCTGCGGCACACGTCGCATTTATGATGGAACATTTACCGGAAAAACTGTTCCCGGGTCCGGCATAACGGCTAAAGTCCTGAGTGACGCAGGAATTCATATCTATTCTGAAGAAGAAATAGGGGAAATGTTATAA
- a CDS encoding pullulanase: MGENAAYQSPQKVKPFTEEDFDKLYSEKALGMNVEDGKMTFRVFAPRATQVKILFFKKYSDETPYETLYMIRDDQGVWEYVSPAKRWGDYYGYQVSGPEGPGEMFDDSLVIADPYSIAVSTKNHFTHEGKSIILKDDYHWGRDTWIVPEDPRDLIIYEAHLRDLTAHPSSGASKPGTYRGAVEKGITGGLEYIKSLGVNAVEFLPLMDFGNIEIPYKDSVERKYNTWNPYERNHWGYMTSYFFAPESYYATNPSLKEGGYSGHDGRQVLEMKDMVKAFHDEGIAVLMDVVYNHVSEYDYNPLKYIDKKYYFRLDEKGDFISVSGCGNDYATERPMARRLIIDSVIFWMKKYHIDGFRFDLAAMIDEETCAMILEEARKVNPHVVIIAEPWGGGYKPDRFSELGWAAWNDQFRNGVKGQNPDNRPGFIFGRWDDGVNRDNVFRFLTGTLVNDGGLFQTSAHSVNYLASHDDYTLGDFIRLFLNWTPQNKSVDEYHLVKGDMLALNRLAAFTLATSQGIMMVHSGQEFARSKVIAPSGVENSHVGHIDHNSYEKDNETNYINYDIMAKNKELVSYYTDLIKLRKRIPELRRADRKHLKRKYSDNVQFGIGYEINDPASEKRYLILLNGDPVKHAMYKLPDGTWDVRANELKAGLDAPVHKGIVGQIVLDPRGAVLLEQIKDK, from the coding sequence ATGGGCGAAAACGCCGCTTATCAGTCTCCGCAAAAGGTGAAACCCTTTACGGAAGAAGATTTTGACAAGCTCTATTCCGAAAAAGCCCTGGGTATGAATGTGGAAGACGGAAAGATGACTTTCCGGGTCTTTGCCCCCCGGGCAACACAGGTGAAAATCCTGTTTTTTAAGAAATATAGTGATGAAACTCCCTATGAAACCCTGTACATGATCCGGGATGATCAGGGGGTGTGGGAGTATGTCAGTCCTGCAAAACGCTGGGGTGATTATTACGGGTATCAGGTTTCCGGCCCGGAAGGTCCCGGCGAGATGTTTGATGACAGTCTTGTGATTGCCGACCCTTATTCCATTGCTGTTTCGACGAAAAATCATTTTACGCATGAAGGAAAATCCATCATCCTGAAAGATGATTATCACTGGGGTCGTGACACATGGATCGTACCGGAAGATCCCCGGGATCTGATAATTTACGAAGCCCATCTTCGGGACCTGACCGCCCATCCTTCTTCAGGCGCATCAAAACCGGGGACATATAGGGGTGCGGTGGAAAAAGGGATAACAGGCGGACTTGAGTACATTAAATCTTTGGGTGTCAATGCAGTGGAATTCCTCCCACTGATGGATTTCGGCAACATTGAAATTCCCTATAAAGACAGTGTGGAACGGAAATACAACACCTGGAATCCTTATGAACGGAATCACTGGGGATACATGACCAGCTACTTTTTTGCCCCCGAATCCTACTATGCCACAAATCCATCCCTGAAAGAGGGAGGATACAGCGGGCACGACGGCCGGCAGGTGCTGGAAATGAAGGATATGGTGAAAGCTTTTCATGACGAAGGTATTGCCGTTCTCATGGATGTCGTGTACAATCATGTCAGTGAATACGATTATAATCCCCTGAAATATATTGACAAGAAATACTACTTCCGGCTGGATGAAAAGGGGGATTTTATTTCTGTAAGCGGATGCGGCAATGATTACGCCACGGAGCGTCCCATGGCCCGCAGGCTGATTATCGACAGTGTGATTTTCTGGATGAAAAAATACCATATAGACGGCTTCCGTTTCGATCTGGCTGCCATGATTGATGAAGAAACCTGTGCCATGATCCTTGAGGAAGCCCGGAAAGTGAATCCCCATGTGGTGATCATCGCTGAACCCTGGGGTGGCGGATATAAACCGGACCGTTTCAGCGAACTGGGGTGGGCAGCATGGAATGATCAGTTCCGGAATGGCGTCAAGGGCCAGAATCCCGATAATCGGCCTGGATTTATTTTTGGACGCTGGGATGACGGGGTGAACCGGGATAACGTTTTTCGATTTTTAACCGGGACACTGGTTAATGACGGGGGACTTTTTCAGACATCCGCCCATTCGGTGAATTATCTTGCATCCCATGATGATTATACTCTGGGGGATTTTATCCGTCTTTTTCTGAACTGGACACCTCAGAATAAAAGCGTTGATGAGTACCATCTGGTAAAAGGGGACATGCTTGCATTGAATCGCCTGGCAGCTTTTACGCTGGCCACCTCACAGGGCATCATGATGGTCCATTCGGGACAGGAATTTGCCCGCTCCAAAGTTATTGCACCCTCGGGTGTGGAAAATTCTCATGTAGGCCATATTGACCATAATTCCTATGAAAAAGATAATGAAACCAATTATATCAACTATGATATAATGGCAAAGAATAAAGAGCTGGTGTCCTATTATACCGATCTGATTAAACTCCGTAAACGGATTCCCGAACTCAGGAGAGCTGACCGAAAGCACCTGAAACGTAAGTATTCTGACAATGTACAGTTTGGAATTGGCTATGAAATCAATGATCCTGCTTCGGAAAAGCGCTATTTGATTTTATTGAACGGGGATCCGGTCAAACATGCCATGTATAAACTTCCTGACGGCACGTGGGATGTTCGGGCCAATGAATTAAAAGCAGGGCTGGATGCTCCGGTGCATAAGGGTATTGTCGGTCAGATTGTCCTCGATCCCCGTGGAGCAGTCTTGCTGGAACAGATTAAGGATAAATGA
- a CDS encoding purine-nucleoside phosphorylase: MTDTLKKYLEKKPVDFGMILGSGLGDVASEIQAEQVLPYDKIPGFPKSTVEGHAGQFILGDWHGHRILAAKGRFHYYEGYSMDKILAIVEYFHDVGIRHLIVTNAAGLINEKYEKGVILRIDDFIDFTHKASAAGDLSLAGIREDEKKVIDKAVMQSGVSIGQGIYVWTTGPSYESPAEIQYFKELGADVVGMSTMPEVIRARSYGMKVYPFSCATNYAAGIKKEALYHEEVTEAALKVSGNMKSLISSLLNGLDKS; encoded by the coding sequence ATGACTGATACACTAAAAAAATATCTTGAAAAAAAACCTGTCGATTTTGGTATGATCCTGGGAAGCGGTCTGGGAGATGTGGCTTCTGAAATCCAGGCAGAGCAGGTTTTACCCTATGATAAAATTCCCGGTTTTCCGAAATCCACGGTGGAAGGCCATGCCGGACAGTTTATTCTGGGTGATTGGCACGGTCATCGAATATTGGCTGCCAAAGGCCGTTTTCATTATTATGAAGGCTACAGCATGGACAAGATCCTGGCGATTGTGGAGTATTTTCATGACGTGGGTATCCGGCATCTTATCGTGACCAATGCTGCAGGTTTAATCAATGAAAAATATGAAAAAGGGGTGATTCTGAGGATTGATGATTTTATTGATTTTACTCATAAAGCATCGGCGGCGGGTGATCTTTCCCTTGCCGGAATCCGCGAAGATGAAAAAAAGGTTATTGACAAGGCTGTCATGCAATCCGGTGTGTCTATCGGACAGGGGATTTATGTATGGACTACAGGACCATCTTATGAATCACCGGCAGAAATACAATATTTCAAAGAACTGGGAGCCGATGTGGTGGGAATGTCCACCATGCCTGAAGTTATTCGGGCCAGATCTTACGGTATGAAAGTCTATCCCTTCAGTTGTGCCACAAATTATGCGGCCGGGATAAAAAAGGAAGCTCTTTATCATGAAGAAGTCACAGAGGCAGCTCTGAAAGTCAGCGGAAATATGAAATCCCTGATTTCATCGCTTTTGAACGGTTTGGATAAATCATAA
- the rlmN gene encoding 23S rRNA (adenine(2503)-C(2))-methyltransferase RlmN — MKDLLPEEMESWVRFRGYPSYKGRQMAQWIFQKGLDDPEAMHTLPKELRKIILGEGNLQLIRLVGNVPKDFSESHKFFFELKDGKAVESVYIPAENRKTICVSSQVGCTLNCSFCQTARMGFHRNLTPGEIVDQVLHIRRMVSEKITNVVFMGMGEPFLNFESVIQAARILNHESGLNIGARHITLSTAGIIPQILAFAELPYQFKLAVSLNAIRDDLRQTLMPINRQYPLSALLEAVKFYTQKTHRRVTFEYVMMKNVNISQRDADELVSRLGELDCKLNLIPFNMTEAPYERPAEEEIQSFTDYLQQRAPFPVMIRWSGGSDKQAACGQLYTQMKKEVYD, encoded by the coding sequence TTGAAAGATCTGCTTCCTGAAGAAATGGAATCCTGGGTCCGGTTCAGAGGCTATCCGTCCTATAAAGGGCGGCAAATGGCACAGTGGATTTTTCAGAAAGGATTGGACGATCCGGAAGCAATGCATACGCTGCCCAAAGAACTTCGGAAGATAATTCTTGGAGAAGGGAACCTGCAACTGATCCGTCTTGTCGGTAATGTGCCAAAAGATTTTTCGGAATCCCATAAATTCTTTTTTGAATTAAAGGACGGAAAAGCCGTGGAAAGTGTCTATATCCCGGCTGAAAACCGAAAAACAATATGTGTAAGCAGCCAGGTAGGCTGTACCCTGAACTGTTCTTTTTGTCAGACTGCCCGAATGGGGTTTCACCGGAATCTGACACCCGGGGAAATTGTGGATCAGGTTTTGCATATCCGTCGTATGGTATCTGAAAAAATCACAAATGTTGTGTTTATGGGCATGGGAGAGCCCTTTCTCAATTTTGAGTCAGTGATTCAGGCAGCACGGATCCTGAATCATGAATCGGGTCTCAATATCGGCGCCCGGCATATCACCCTGTCGACAGCAGGAATTATCCCCCAAATCCTTGCCTTTGCAGAGCTGCCCTATCAATTTAAACTGGCTGTTTCGCTGAATGCTATCCGGGATGACTTACGGCAAACGCTGATGCCGATCAACAGACAATATCCTTTGTCTGCACTTTTGGAAGCTGTTAAATTTTACACGCAGAAAACCCATCGCAGAGTCACTTTTGAATATGTGATGATGAAGAATGTCAATATATCACAAAGGGATGCCGATGAATTGGTTTCCCGTCTTGGTGAATTGGATTGTAAACTGAATCTGATTCCCTTCAATATGACAGAGGCTCCCTATGAAAGGCCTGCTGAAGAAGAGATACAGTCTTTTACAGACTATTTACAGCAACGAGCGCCTTTTCCCGTCATGATACGGTGGAGTGGTGGATCCGATAAACAGGCAGCGTGCGGACAATTATACACCCAAATGAAGAAGGAAGTCTATGACTGA